The DNA region CGGCCCCGTCGCCGTGCGCTCCAGGAACGGTAATGCGCTGTCCCGCTCTGAAGAACTCATCCGGCTGTATTGGGTTAGATTTTTTACTAGTTTGGAGTCGGCGTGCTGCTAATTGGATTGGGAGCTCAGCACCCTGGAAAATTACTAATTTGCAAAATTCACCATATTAAGTTCGTTGCCCATTGCTGTAATTTTTGGCTTTAGATAGCTCTGGAATGTGTTGTAAATAATGCGATAATAAGAGTAAGGATTTCATCCCGAATATAAAAAGCAAGAAACAGagtagttcatatacactgAACATGAACATACATGCAAGTGCTATAAGTACAGAAGTAAAACCACGTCCCATCAAGCAAGATAATGAACTGAACAACATATGTATGAATTGATAGAAGTTGCTCTCAGATgaatataacaattggccccaggactacGAAATCCTGCTCTCTAATTGTCCATTTGACACATCATAAGCTGGGCTAGAAGCTAAGATGACAACTAAATGTAAAACTGAAAAAATGTTCTCTGAAATTGAGTTTTCTTCCTGAACAAAGTTGCTGGACACAAATGCTGATAGGAAGAGGATTGCACTTTGAGAAACAAATACTAACCAAGCAGCAAAATATTAGAGCAGTACCAAAGAACTTTCTGCTCTTccagaattcaatcaaaacaaaatTAATTGAATCAACAATTACAACAGCTCCTAGTCCAGGAATCAAGCCCAATTACCACTAACAATTAGCACAGGGACTGAACAAAGGAATGCACCACAACTTTCAGAGGAATCTGTGCCGATCCAACAACAGAGAACGAACAGATAAACACCTATTGTACTTAGACAACTAGCCCAACCTCAGTGTTACAtttgatcatcacagagcatattATTATCACCAAGCCGTTCAGAGAGCAGAGATGAAAAGGGGGAATAAACCGAAATACGCACAGTGCTATTCGGCTAAAGGCAAAATCAATAGAGTCAATGAGCGAGGCAAGGCACGGCTTTACATCCGTTGTCCTAGAAATTCGATCACCCGCCAGTTGCCGCTGGTGAGAGGAAGATGCAGATACAACATCTCACCGCACTGCGTCGGTGCGTGCGGGCAAACCTCGGCAAGCACAACTCCGATGATCACCAACCAAAGATCTCCTCCACCAATTCCTTCTAGTCCCAAAGCCAAAGAAGAAATCCGGTGAGAGAGCTAGAGAATGGAGGGGAtttctccaaaattagtgaGTGAGAAGGAAGGGGCCGGCCTATATAGATGGAGTGGTGCCTTCCTGCCCCACGAACCCCCAGAAGGGTCGGGAACGGTTacgtcgccgccgcccgcaCCCTCCCTGCTCTCTTGTTCTCATCTCCTCTACCCTAGCCGAACCGATGCCCCCCCCCACCTTGAACCCTCCGAATGGGCTCGGGCCTCATCAAGGCCAAATGGGCCAGCCGGTCCAACTGAGCAAAGGCCCATGAAAACATTAAAATTCATCAACAGAATGTTGTGCTCGTATGGTCCTTCACGAGTTCAGACTTGAAAAATACTGTTTCTGGTGTCAATTCCTTGCTTATAATGGTGTCCTTCCTACTGTTCCTTGGTTTCCTTAGTCGGTATTGGAGTTGTAGCAGAAAAATTCGGTGCATTGCTCTTTCAAATGTCTTACAGAACATGACGTTGAGTTATGTTCAGTGGTAGGCATATAAGTTAGCTGGTGTTAGGCATTAGTAGCTATGCCTCGAAATTTCACTATTCCTGCAGTTCTGGTGTTCTCATCCTCAACTTAGGCAGCTAATTTTTCACAGTTTAATATTTTGCATGCTGGTTATAGCAACTGGTTTtagaagcatttttttttattgatgttATTCCATTATGTCAAAACAGTTCATTCGGTGAACAACTACACAGTTGTTTGTGATGAGAGACTTGGGCAGCTAGTTAAGAAGTTGAATAAAGAAGGTATTCATCCCAAGCAATGGAGGCTTGGAAATTTTCAACGCATGATGTGCCCAAAGGTATGATGTGTGCAGTTTGTTGGAACTTAGCTGTGCTGCTTccatttttcctttcttttcatgAATTGTTTAACCTTATAACTGCAATCTTTTCCGATTTAAGACATGAAGAACGATAAGAAACTATTCTCCAAGAGTTTCAAGATTACATATTGACCCATATGTGACATAAATATATAGAGGATTTTTTGCTGATCCATTGTATTTTAGATCTTGAGCTATCAAGCAACAAATGATGCGTTATAACTTTTCTTCTGTTCTCTAGTGCAAGGGTGGATCAACTGAGGAATTGAGCCTTAGTGTTTACATCCGAATGGACGGGTGAGTTATCATATATCGCATTTGAACTTGTTGATCAGATTTGTTTCTTCAGGTATATACTTCAGGGTCTGTGTGTCATCTGATGTGCATTCTATGTTGTTTCTTCAGTATGAATGCAACATGGAATTGTTTTAGATCGAACTGTGGTTGGAGAGGTTTTGTCCAAGTGAGTATACCAATCAAATGAAACGAAATTGAAATAATAAGCCATATTGATGTCACTACTGTTCTCTCTCTGCAGCCTGATGGAGTTTCCAAGGTATCCCAAGGAAAAAGTGACATAGGAAGTGAAACTGACCAGGAGGTTGAAGCTAACAATGCATCAAATAAGGTTTACAGAAAACTCAGTGAAGAGTACCTCAATCTTGAGCCACTTTGTGATGAGGTAATTAATTATTGTTACTTATATATGACGAGAACTGGTATGTTGTAAATCTTGAAAATAATACTGAATTCCAGTTATTGGCTTTCGTTTACTTTACTTTCTGTTGTATGTTGATAAAAGCTTTTGCACATGGGCATTCTGCAAACTGATTTCTTTGGCAGCTCATAACATACTTTTCTGAAAGAATGATATCGGCAGAAACACTTCGAAGGAATAAAGTAATGCAACGTAACTGGAACAGTAAGGTAAGCTGTACTGTTGAGGCAGTTCTACTTTGGACACAACAAAATGTTTTGGTTGGATTGTAAGTATGGTGTCCCATTCGCAGATAGCTATCGCTTTCACGTATAGACGTGATGGAATCCTTATTGGCTGCAAATACAGGGAGGTTTCAAAGAAATTTTCACAGGTTTGTGGTCCTCTTCCTTTTTGGGATGTTTGAGCTGTTGTTATATTATTATCAAAACTCAATTTTCTTCTGTATCAGGAGGCGAAAACGGAGAGAATTTTATATGGTCTGGACGATATAAAGCGTGCACACGATATTATCATTGTATGTTCAAGATCTCCAATTggttttatttaatatttacaTTTTCCCCAGAAAATTTATGCTAATCCGGTTGATTGCAAGTTTGGAATTTTGATAGCTTGTGCTGTTTTTCCGCATGACAGGTTGAGGGTGAAATTGATAAACTCTCCATGGAAGAGGCTGGTTATCGTAATTGTGTCAGTGTGCCAGATGGTGCGCCACCACGAGTATCAGACAAACTCCCAAATAAAGAGCAGGTTGAAATATTTCCTAATATTCGCTAAAAAgtgctctccctccctcctttgTTTACCATTACCACTTTAGTTCTTCACTAGTTGCAATCATAGTTAATATGTGGCCTAACATCAGCTTACATTCCCTGTAAAGCTAGGATAAGAAATACCAATATCTGTGGAACTGCAAAGACTATCTTGACTCGGTGGGCATTTTCTTATTTTAGAATGCAGTTATTTATAACTCCATTTCTGGGATGCTCAGATATCAGTTTACTGACTTTATTCTGCCACATGGTAATAGGCATCTAGGATAATACTGGCAACAGATGCTGACCCTCCAGGGCAGGCTCTTGCTGAGGAACTGGCTCGTCGACTTGGTAAAGAAAGGTTTGTGCGTCAGTAGGCATGAGCATTTGTGAAAAATATGTACGCATTATTAGGAATATAGGGTCTTTATCCACATGTATAGTTTATGTTACTAGAGTCCGTATCCTATATTCCTTCATGTACtattgtactctatatattgcctccAGGGACTattattgaatacaagttgctattcctaacatgtATTAGAGCTAGTGTTTTTTTGGACGTTGCAACTCGTCCCAGTCTAGCCAAAATTGCCGATCTAGACCTAGTCCATCATCCCTTCAGTGTTTTCTCTGATTTGCCAGCTTTGCACGATCACATCTCATGGTCTATGTGCTCCTGTGCTCTTTGCTCGTGTGCagacccctctctctctctctctctctctctctctctctctacccgcACAACACTGGCTTGATTCATTGCTACCGGTCTCCGGATCTGCTGGCCCTCGAACCTGCCTCGATCTCCCGATCCAAGGCATCGTACCACACGTGCACATACGACAGGTACAAGGACATGGCAGAGTAGTTGGGGAACGACGGGATGGGCTAGAGCGACAACAGCTTGGGGATGCGGCACGTCGCAGTCCAGGTGCTCGACTCCGTCCACATCGTCATttgtcggggggggggggggggcgggctcctcctcggggtATGTGCGCGTTGGCAGCGCCCCGGGCGGTGCAGCTCGGCGGCGGGGGCAATTCTATATCCTGACTTTTCTACCTAAAGGGTTATTTGAGCTGCCGCCGATGCCATCTCCGTGGTATTCGCCAAGCAGATTTGTCGTCTTTCAACTTCCTTGTGAAAGGACCTACCATCGTTTGGTCTTGCTGCTCTATTATTGGAGCACTTCTTGTTGCCACTGCTCTTTGTTCTAAGCCATCGCTGTTGTCTGTACCTGGATCAAGGCTACATGATCTGCTTGCTGCTCTTTTATGGGCTGGTTGCTGCTTGCTAGCTTTTATCTCCTGCTGCATACTTCGAGCTTTTGCTTCATTCCTATTGCTGCTGCTTGCTAGTATCAGTATGCCTTGTCTTAGGGTCGTGTCTTCCGCTGTGTCCATCCAAGTCTTAATCTTACTATGAGTTCTTCTATGCCATGCGAGTCCACATATTCCTTCGTCAAttagtcaattttttttcatatcatTATTGTTGCACCTTAGCTATCTAGGTCTTTCTATAGTTTTAGTGACAACTtcatttgttgtcttgctactcgtTATTGTAgtatttgcaattcttgatctagGGTATTCTTTTGTTATCTTGGTTTTTCCGTAGCTTTAATGATAACTTACATCTGTTGTCTTGCTACTTCTCATCGCTTTGTTGCGATTATGGACCAAAGGATGTTCTTTTGCTGTCATCATCACAACTCTACTCCCGTGCTTCGCTTAGCACTTCTTCGACTTGATTCGACAGGATTACAAGACTCCACTCTACGACAGCTTTGAAGAGATAGTTTTTTGATGTATTAATCTAAGTTTATCACTTAGGTAGTGTTTGTTTGGCTGAACGAAGTTGAATGGGATGAGATCATCCTGGGTGGACGGGATGGTCCTGAATGAGGTGATACAAGTAGTTTGTTTGGTTAGATGTGTATTATATCCAcgtataacttaattattttatagaaataataatttttatatttgttattatcaacaaactatgctaattagtactaatcactACTAATTCCAGTTAATCATAACTTAAGTTGtcaataatcatcactaaataccCACAATAACAGTTAGTTATGGTTAATGACATCTaattgtaattaatatttaactaaaaatcCTTAATAACCACTGATATTCACTAATCATCACTAATCGTAAGTGATTAGCGGAGTTGACAAAACCTGTACGTGGTCGTTCGGCCAATTTTCCTGAATAGGGTGGTACAGGATATTGAGGGAATATTCTTAGAATATGTATCACTATGTATACCCAcaataataattagttatggttaataacatctaattgtaaTTAATGTTTAACTAAAAAATCCTTAATAACCACTAATATTCACTAATCATCACTAACCACAAGTGATTAGCGGAGTTGACAAAACCTGTACGTGGTCGTTCGGCCAATTTTCCTGAATAGGGTGGTACAGGATATTGAGGGAATATTCTTAGAATATGTATCACTGTCCTGGATAAGATGATACGGTTCGGACAACCAAACACAGGGACATGAGcatatccaggatcatcccgtACATGTACCATCTCATTTAaggaaccaaacactaccttagtgTCACATCTTTTAAATGCAATGCTATTGCATTTgaggagggaggggggggggggggaggtggaTGTTAGGAATATAGTCTCTTTATCTATTACGTATAGGTTAGGTTACTAGAGTCCTTATCATGTACTCTTTATATTGCCTCCAagggctactattgaatacaagttgctattcctaacaccCATGATTATGCCATCTCTTGTTTGtttcattttcatatttaaTTTGATGCAATCAGATGTTGGAGAGTCAACTGGCCAAAGAGGAACAAAGCAGATATTTGCAAAGATGCAAATGAGGTTTGTTATGGCACTCATGGGCTCACTTCATGTATATTTGAAATTCTTATCACCTAGCTGTGAATAATTTATTCCTTTCAGAAACATGATAAGACGATAAATGTATTGTTCCTTGTTATAGATCTATCATCCTTAATGGTTGTTTCATATTGAAATACTTGACATAAGCGATTTCTTAGTATTCAAGTGTAGAAATCTAATGGATCAGAGCTAACTTTTCCTTTAGCTAGTTCGGCGTATGAATCAAAGCTATTGATACGTCCATACAACAAACTGAATTCACGTATAgtgaatattttttcttaaattttagCATGGCCATCAATTGTTTACCGAGCTATTCATATTAATTTGTAACTACActactaattttttatatgCTTGATAAATCTGTAGTCAAAACCCTTGTTCTTTATAGATGCAACTTTGAATTTCATAcacaaaatatatttaaaattaaagcATGACTAGGACCTTCTTGGAGGCGTTTAAGGTTGAGAAAATGGCCTTTTAATGTGGCTTTCTTTCTAGGTAAGCCTATGCTCATCTTGTATTAACTATTGAGAGGCTTGAAACCTCTTCAGTCAGTCCTCACCATGGATTTTGGTATTATGTTGCTTAGTGAAATCTCGAACCCTTTCAAATAGTCTGGGTGCAGGTTATATTCATTAATCTATACTAAAGCGGAGTGCAAAATGAAGCACAAGAATGCGTTCTTCAGAATGTAGATTCAAaaagcacattttttttttcagaatgtaGATATATTAATCTATATGAAACAAGCATGCTGACTTCTTCAGAATGTAAATTCATTAATCTGTACTAAACAAGCATGAGTTTGGTTACTACCATCATTGGCTCCTTCACTTTTATGAAATGAGATCATTGTTGGCTATGTTTTTTACGAAACAAGATTTACTTCATGTTGGAACTTGGGTTATGACGCCTTTTCCATTTCTGAAATCAGCCCTTGTAACATTTTCTTTGTAACTACAGGTACTGATGTTTTTAGGTCCACAAGCATTGAGAAAAGTTATAGAAGATGCAGAGCTGTATCCAATAAGGGGCCTTTTCTCCTTCAGAGATTTCTTCCCCGATATCGATAGTTATTATTTTGGAACCTGTGGGGATGAGCTTGGTATCCATACTGGTTGGAAATCTATGGACGACATTTACAAGGTAAGCTTTAATTGCATTTACTATTCCTTTTCTCTTGTTTATTGTTAAAGGTTGGATCTGAAATTGAGGTCTGTTGTCTTTATTTTAAAGAGATTGCATTTTGTTATTCCTTGTGTATTTGACTATATAAGATCATTTTCTGAATGAATTGAATGTGGCAGTTGGTTGCTTCATTTACCCTTAGACACTTTCATTCTAAATTTACTGTAGACATTCTTAATTACGTCACATCTAAACATATCCTAGGGATCCCATCTGAACAGTGCTATCTTACGTTTCATCCATAAACAGGGATGCAAGTGGGTGGACCCAAAACATTTCTCTTAATTAGTAGcttattttgtatatgtttgccAACAAAATGAACTAGAGTGGGTCAATGGGTCAGTCTGGACTTACCCACTCATCCTTACCAGGCGGGTGGACCCAAAACATTTCTCTTAATTGTTAGCTTATTTTGTGTATGTTTGTCAACAAAATGAACCAGAGTGGGTCAATGGGTCAGTCTGGACTGACGTACTTGCATCCTTACCCATGAATCTGCTGTGTGCCATTTgggcatgcatttttttttttgccaaaaacaATGTAACTAACATGACTAGCAAGCACTGGAAAGATGACCTGAAGTCCTGAACTGCCATGGCACGTGTGGGGGTTGTAGTTGCAGTCTTTGTACATCATCAGCAATATATCACAGGTTCTGTTTGTTTTCACTTTTGCAGGTTGTTCCTGGAGAGTTGACTGTAGTAACAGGAGTACCAAACTCTGGTAAAAGTGAGTGGATTGATGCTTTAATGTGCAATATAAACAACCAATGTGGGTGGAAATTTGTTCTATGCTCCATGGAAAATAAGGCAAGCCATTTGTAGTTATTTAGTTATTGATACCAGTTAGGTGCTAATCTCACTTTACACTTTCAAATACTGGTGGTTTTGGTGTTTAGGTCAGGGATCATGCTAGGAAGCTCTTAGAGAAGCGCATTAAGAAACCATTCTTTGATGCTAGGTAAGGACGCAAGTGTGTACCAGTTTGAGTTTGGTCTCATATATGATCCCTAAAGCTATCTTTCCGAGGACCGCTTGTATTCTCATTGTTTCAAAGACTCTGCTATTAAATTTAGTTTTATTATGGAACGGGTCATAACAAGTTGGTTAAGATGATTACTTTTAGTTGGTTAAGCAATCTTTGTTCTTGTTAGTGCAGGTATGGTGGGTCTGCGGAACGAATGACTCCTGATGATTTTGAAGTAGGCAAACAATGGTTGAACGAGACGTTCCATTTGATCCGGTATATACCAAATTTGATAGCATATGTGTCTATTTCTCAAGCTTCTGTTAATTTTACTGGAGTGCAATAGTATCTACTAAGTACTATCGCATAATTTGCCTCAGTTCAAAGTTGATCTGTGTCTTCCGACTTAAAATGCTTGTTCTGACATTGAGGCTACTTGTTAATCAGGTGTGAAGATGATAGCCTTCCATCCATTAATTGGGTTCTTGACCTTGCCAAAGGCGCAGTTCTGAGATATGGAGTGCGTGGTCTTGTGATTGATCCTTATAATGAACTTGACCATCAGCGCTCCTCAAACCAGTAAGCATTACCTTACCTCTTATAAGTAAGCATGATGATCATTTAAAAATTCACTGATATGGTTACTCACACGCGTTCTCAAAGATAAGCAGCTTTTCTTGAAGATTCATCTTGTCAACTATAGCCTCCTTAGTATTTAGGTAcctgtttcttttctttgtttgtaAGTCACTTCTTTATTGTGTCATGAACAGAACTGAGACAGAATATGTCAGCCAGATTCTTACCAAGATTAAGCGCTTTGCTCAGCATCATTCATGTCATGTATGGTTTGTTGCGCATCCTAGACAGGTAATCAAATTGTAATAATCACATACCAATATTTGCCACATGGCTGCAACATACAACGAGGTCTAATTTGGAGTCGATCTTCTGCTAGCTTCATAACTGGAATGGTGGCCCACCTAATATGTATGACATAAGTGGGAGTGCACATTTCATAAACAAATGTGATAATGGAATTGTCATCCACCGAAACAGGGATCCAAATGCTGGCCCTATTGATGTTGTGGaggttattttttttctctgatttttaTCTTGCACATCTTTCTTATGCCGAAAACTTAATGCTACATCTGACTCTTGTATTCTATTATGTGGGGGTTATCATAGGTTTATGTGAGGAAGGTGCGGAACAAAGTGATTGGGCAAATAGGAGATGCTTTCTTGTCATATGACCGGTATGTTCTTTACTTTCAAAGAGCATGCTTTCTGACTTTAGTTTTTCTGAAACCAAGTTCAAATCTTGTTATCTTTAACATCAAGTTATTTAAGTCTCTAAACTGCGTTGTTAAGTAATCACCAAGTCGGTCATTTTCTCCCACAGGGTTACTGGTGAGTTTAAGGATGCTGATAAAGCCACTGTAGCAGCGGTAACCGCTGCACAAACAAAAAAATCACGCAGCACATGACATGGCATTTCCGCATTCTGTTGAAGCTTAAACTTCCTTTAAGGTCTGACTTCTGCCGAAGATCAAATGCCTGGCCTCTGTGATCTTCCTCAATCTCCTGCTCTAATGTTTGTGCTAGCCTCGACCTTGTAATTAGAATTACAAAACATCCAATCTGAAATTAAGCCTGTGAAGATAGCTGAGTAGTGAAAAACACAGGCTCTTCCATCCATATTGTTTCCAACTGATAGAATATTAGATGGTTTTATCCACACTTACcaattttcttgttgattttctcaCTCCCAGATCAATCGACAGCAGTGAGACCCCATGGTTGTTTCTGGGGATGGCCCGTTGCAGCTTGCTATATGATCGAGACCATTGGCCGGCTTCATACTTAGGAGTATAATTCTTCTGCAACTTTGTACTCACGAATTGGATCGGCAACCTCAGGTGTCCACTGACTCCTAGCGCAAATGAGGTTGAAGGGGGTAACCTTACTCAGATGACTACAACACATTGGATTGCTGGGGTAGTGATAGTAAGCTTCTGGTAATTGATTGCTACACCAGGTGCTGCTAGTGTTATGAACATTTAGGTGGTTCTATCGGTAGGGAAATATTGGGTGGTTAGGTTATAATTTATTATGTCGGCCCTTCCAAAATTTGTACCAGTTGGAAAGGCATCTATTACTCCCGACCCATATTTATTCCAGCATGTGTACCTATGACCAGAAACCTGTGTTTAAGGTACCAGAACTGTGGAATCTGGTGTTTTCTTCTGCCACCGAAGACATGCAAAACAATTCATCAGTCATTATAAACTGGCAATCTGTTGAGAACTTGGCCCCGCTGTGGAGTTGGAACGATGATGTTTGAATGCTCCCAAAAATCTGAAGTCATTGACGACTCCTCTTTTCGCCTTTGCATTGTTTATAATATTGGATTCTGCTCTTTTATTTACTCCTTGTCACTTAGGCTGTCTCTGATAGGCAACCAGCTGGGTGTATGAGCTAGAAGGCACCACCTGGTCAGTTGCTTTGTAGTACAGTTGTAACCAGATGTGCACTTGTTCTTTGCCAAACAAGACTACCTCCTTCACCAGCTTGtaaatactgcataattgcACACTA from Phragmites australis chromosome 8, lpPhrAust1.1, whole genome shotgun sequence includes:
- the LOC133927204 gene encoding twinkle homolog protein, chloroplastic/mitochondrial-like isoform X3; amino-acid sequence: MPPRLSLHSLLLMAASASSPAAAAGGDSGLLLAARRRLRVAAASGGHRIRLLHSLSGSRLHRRPEVVCCVRSAPDARPVGPVAVRSRNVHSVNNYTVVCDERLGQLVKKLNKEGIHPKQWRLGNFQRMMCPKCKGGSTEELSLSVYIRMDGMNATWNCFRSNCGWRGFVQPDGVSKVSQGKSDIGSETDQEVEANNASNKVYRKLSEEYLNLEPLCDELITYFSERMISAETLRRNKVMQRNWNSKIAIAFTYRRDGILIGCKYREVSKKFSQEAKTERILYGLDDIKRAHDIIIVEGEIDKLSMEEAGYRNCVSVPDGAPPRVSDKLPNKEQDKKYQYLWNCKDYLDSASRIILATDADPPGQALAEELARRLGKERCWRVNWPKRNKADICKDANEVLMFLGPQALRKVIEDAELYPIRGLFSFRDFFPDIDSYYFGTCGDELGIHTGWKSMDDIYKVVPGELTVVTGVPNSGKSEWIDALMCNINNQCGWKFVLCSMENKVRDHARKLLEKRIKKPFFDARYGGSAERMTPDDFEVGKQWLNETFHLIRCEDDSLPSINWVLDLAKGAVLRYGVRGLVIDPYNELDHQRSSNQ
- the LOC133927204 gene encoding twinkle homolog protein, chloroplastic/mitochondrial-like isoform X1 — translated: MPPRLSLHSLLLMAASASSPAAAAGGDSGLLLAARRRLRVAAASGGHRIRLLHSLSGSRLHRRPEVVCCVRSAPDARPVGPVAVRSRNVHSVNNYTVVCDERLGQLVKKLNKEGIHPKQWRLGNFQRMMCPKCKGGSTEELSLSVYIRMDGMNATWNCFRSNCGWRGFVQPDGVSKVSQGKSDIGSETDQEVEANNASNKVYRKLSEEYLNLEPLCDELITYFSERMISAETLRRNKVMQRNWNSKIAIAFTYRRDGILIGCKYREVSKKFSQEAKTERILYGLDDIKRAHDIIIVEGEIDKLSMEEAGYRNCVSVPDGAPPRVSDKLPNKEQDKKYQYLWNCKDYLDSASRIILATDADPPGQALAEELARRLGKERCWRVNWPKRNKADICKDANEVLMFLGPQALRKVIEDAELYPIRGLFSFRDFFPDIDSYYFGTCGDELGIHTGWKSMDDIYKVVPGELTVVTGVPNSGKSEWIDALMCNINNQCGWKFVLCSMENKVRDHARKLLEKRIKKPFFDARYGGSAERMTPDDFEVGKQWLNETFHLIRCEDDSLPSINWVLDLAKGAVLRYGVRGLVIDPYNELDHQRSSNQTETEYVSQILTKIKRFAQHHSCHVWFVAHPRQLHNWNGGPPNMYDISGSAHFINKCDNGIVIHRNRDPNAGPIDVVEVYVRKVRNKVIGQIGDAFLSYDRSIDSSETPWLFLGMARCSLLYDRDHWPASYLGV
- the LOC133927204 gene encoding twinkle homolog protein, chloroplastic/mitochondrial-like isoform X2 — protein: MPPRLSLHSLLLMAASASSPAAAAGGDSGLLLAARRRLRVAAASGGHRIRLLHSLSGSRLHRRPEVVCCVRSAPDARPVGPVAVRSRNVHSVNNYTVVCDERLGQLVKKLNKEGIHPKQWRLGNFQRMMCPKCKGGSTEELSLSVYIRMDGMNATWNCFRSNCGWRGFVQPDGVSKVSQGKSDIGSETDQEVEANNASNKVYRKLSEEYLNLEPLCDELITYFSERMISAETLRRNKVMQRNWNSKIAIAFTYRRDGILIGCKYREVSKKFSQEAKTERILYGLDDIKRAHDIIIVEGEIDKLSMEEAGYRNCVSVPDGAPPRVSDKLPNKEQDKKYQYLWNCKDYLDSASRIILATDADPPGQALAEELARRLGKERCWRVNWPKRNKADICKDANEVLMFLGPQALRKVIEDAELYPIRGLFSFRDFFPDIDSYYFGTCGDELGIHTGWKSMDDIYKVVPGELTVVTGVPNSGKSEWIDALMCNINNQCGWKFVLCSMENKVRDHARKLLEKRIKKPFFDARYGGSAERMTPDDFEVGKQWLNETFHLIRCEDDSLPSINWVLDLAKGAVLRYGVRGLVIDPYNELDHQRSSNQTETEYVSQILTKIKRFAQHHSCHVWFVAHPRQLHNWNGGPPNMYDISGSAHFINKCDNGIVIHRNRDPNAGPIDVVEVYVRKVRNKVIGQIGDAFLSYDRVTGEFKDADKATVAAVTAAQTKKSRST